The genomic region AAAGCGGAACAGAGCTTATCGGTGCCAGAACTAAGGCTAAAGTTGTTAAAAATAAAATGGCTCCTCCCTTCAAAACTGCTGAATTTGATATTATGTACGGCGAAGGCATCTCAAGAGTTGGAGAGCTTATTGATTTAGCTATTGAGCAAAAAATAATCAAGAAAAGCGGTGCGTGGTTCAGCTACGGCGAAATGCGTCTTGGACAAGGTAGAGATAAGGTAAAAGAGTTATTCAAAGAAAACAAAGAGCTTGCTTTAGAAATTGAACAAAAAACAATGGCATCATTAAAAAATGCTGAAGAAAATACAGATACTGTTAAAGCCATCAATCCCGTAAAAAAAGCTCCTAATGTAGATGTTGATGATTTTGAAGACGATATTTTAGATAAGGATTTTGAATAATGGGCAAAGGAATAACCTTTGAGCAAGCAAAAGAAAAAGCCGCCAATATTCTTACATACCGTGACCATTCAAAAGCTTCTCTTTATAAAAGGCTTTTAGAAAAAGGTGTAAGCGAAGAAATTGCCGAGCAAACGGTGGATTTTTTTGAAGATGTAGGATATATAAACGATGAACGGTATGCTCAGGATAAAGCAAGAGAGCTATATGAGGTTAAAAAATATGGGGTTCGCCGTGTTGTTTTTGAGCTTACTAAAAGAGGCGTAGATAAAGAGCTTGCTGAAAACGTTGTTTTTGAAATTTGCGAGGAAAATCCCAACGATTTAAATTCATTGATTTCAA from Oscillospiraceae bacterium harbors:
- a CDS encoding regulatory protein RecX, whose protein sequence is MGKGITFEQAKEKAANILTYRDHSKASLYKRLLEKGVSEEIAEQTVDFFEDVGYINDERYAQDKARELYEVKKYGVRRVVFELTKRGVDKELAENVVFEICEENPNDLNSLISKYIKGQDISDFKVKKRISDKLIRMGYDFDEIKSAINNFSDEE